One part of the Mesorhizobium sp. M4B.F.Ca.ET.058.02.1.1 genome encodes these proteins:
- a CDS encoding hydantoinase B/oxoprolinase family protein: MSTLDTITLSVLQAALQQVCDEMDLTFSRAAFSPVIAEANDRSDGIYSAVDGSLIAQGSQGLPVFVGVMQYSTKTVIEMIADGRCLAPEPGDIYIVNDPYLGGTHLMDVRFVMPVYRGEKIFCWLSNTGHWPDIGGSVPGGFSASATAVEQEGLRLPPVKLFKKGVLDPEIYAIICSNIRVADQRIGDIRAQAAALLIGQDRLNGILDRYGNETVIEAIAELRRRAADQMRANIAAIPDGVYRSKAFVDSDGVVNEPLTIALAVEKKGDTLTFDFAGSSKPCAGPMNSVLATTLSSVYLAMRHIFPDVPISAGAFEPLDVKRPEGTFLDARYPRPVSGCAAEVSQRIAEAVFAAMVQALPDKVTAAPAGSSGNFALGGNDPARGRDYVMYQISGGGYGGNAGHDGLTNGCSTIGISKSPPVEIMEQAFPVLYRHYALREGSGGAGKQRGGFGLAYEVEILRGDARASFVMDHGRFGPQGALGGKDGAPNTVTVFRGGEAHVPPHLSKEQDISLKAGDRVRVGTPGGGGYGDPGERDPKLVAEDVRLGYYTAEQAREMFGVDAG, from the coding sequence ATGAGCACGCTCGACACCATCACGCTTTCGGTCCTGCAGGCGGCACTGCAGCAGGTTTGCGACGAGATGGATCTGACGTTTTCCCGCGCGGCGTTCTCGCCCGTCATCGCCGAGGCCAATGACCGCTCCGACGGCATCTATTCGGCGGTTGACGGTTCGCTGATCGCGCAGGGCAGCCAGGGCCTGCCGGTGTTCGTCGGCGTCATGCAGTATTCGACGAAAACCGTGATCGAGATGATCGCCGATGGCCGCTGCCTGGCGCCCGAGCCGGGCGACATCTACATCGTCAACGATCCCTATCTCGGCGGCACCCATCTGATGGATGTGCGCTTCGTCATGCCGGTCTACCGCGGCGAAAAGATCTTTTGCTGGCTCTCCAACACCGGCCACTGGCCGGACATTGGCGGTTCGGTGCCGGGCGGCTTTTCCGCTTCGGCCACCGCCGTCGAGCAGGAGGGGTTGCGGCTGCCGCCTGTGAAACTGTTCAAGAAGGGCGTGCTCGATCCGGAGATTTACGCCATCATCTGCTCCAACATCCGCGTCGCCGACCAGCGCATCGGCGACATCCGCGCCCAGGCCGCGGCACTGCTGATCGGACAGGACAGGCTCAACGGAATCCTGGATCGTTACGGTAATGAAACGGTTATCGAGGCGATCGCCGAGCTGCGCCGCCGCGCCGCCGACCAGATGCGCGCCAACATCGCCGCCATTCCGGACGGCGTCTACCGCTCCAAGGCCTTCGTCGATTCCGACGGCGTGGTGAACGAGCCGCTGACGATTGCGCTCGCCGTCGAGAAAAAGGGCGACACGCTCACCTTCGACTTCGCCGGCTCCTCGAAACCCTGCGCCGGGCCGATGAACAGTGTGCTGGCGACGACGCTGTCGTCGGTCTATCTCGCCATGCGGCATATCTTCCCGGATGTGCCGATCAGCGCCGGCGCCTTCGAGCCGCTTGACGTCAAGCGGCCGGAAGGGACCTTCCTCGACGCCCGCTATCCGCGTCCGGTCTCGGGCTGCGCGGCGGAGGTCTCGCAGCGCATCGCAGAGGCCGTCTTTGCGGCCATGGTCCAGGCGCTGCCGGACAAGGTGACGGCCGCCCCGGCCGGCTCCAGCGGCAATTTCGCGCTCGGCGGCAACGATCCGGCGCGCGGCCGCGACTATGTCATGTACCAGATCTCCGGCGGCGGCTATGGCGGTAATGCCGGCCATGATGGCCTGACCAATGGCTGCTCGACCATCGGCATCTCCAAGTCGCCGCCGGTCGAGATCATGGAGCAGGCTTTTCCGGTGCTTTACCGCCACTATGCGCTGCGCGAAGGTTCGGGCGGCGCCGGCAAGCAGCGCGGCGGCTTCGGTCTGGCCTACGAGGTCGAGATCCTGCGCGGCGATGCCCGCGCCTCCTTCGTCATGGACCATGGCCGCTTCGGCCCGCAAGGCGCGCTCGGCGGCAAGGATGGCGCGCCCAATACGGTGACGGTGTTCCGCGGCGGCGAGGCGCATGTGCCGCCGCATCTGTCCAAGGAGCAGGACATTTCCCTCAAGGCCGGCGACCGCGTGCGCGTCGGCACCCCGGGCGGCGGCGGCTATGGCGATCCGGGCGAGCGTGACCCGAAGCTGGTCGCCGAGGATGTCAGGCTCGGCTACTATACGGCCGAGCAGGCCAGGGAGATGTTCGGCGTCGATGCAGGATAG
- a CDS encoding hydantoinase/oxoprolinase family protein encodes MKENFSAQPRDSLGSVVAGIDVGGTFTDLILIDGKDAGKVHIAKTPTTVENQAFGVVSALGATGFAVDGIDLIVHGTTTTTNAVLERRLARTGMITTLGFRDVIELGRRTRPQPYGMTGTFVPVIPRDLRLEVAERVEASGAVRVPLDEAGMRDAVQRLLDAGCESLVIHFLHSYANPAHEQRAAEIARGIWPNGYITTGHALLSEAREFERGVTASVNASVQPILERYVERLRKELAAKGYARDFLIMNGNGGMISARFVTRESAKTVMSGPASGVIAAAYTGKRAGFENLVTYDMGGTSTDVALIRNAEPAVSNEIEIEYAMPIHVPMVAVHTVGAGGGSIARVDAAGLIQIGPESAGANPGPICYGRGGTEPTITDANLVLGRLAPKKLLAVDNPVTVERVTGIFEDRIGKRTGLSGVEAAGAILRLGNIKMAGAIRMVSVARGHDPRDFALFAFGGAGPLHATALARELGLPKVLVPARPGITNALGCVVADLRHDFVNTINQPVALLDEALLHEVLERHRSEGEELIAKEAVKPDMIGVTHSADMQFVGQTHIINVPLPLSTVTRATLQLLFEKAYFARFKVELPEIRANLVNLNTSVTGVRPAIDLSRLIDPAGRAATLEEARRETRPVWYHGTWHDTPVYAREKLPLDAVIEGPAILEQMDATTVLEPGDTARADADGNIIIDIGEA; translated from the coding sequence ATGAAAGAGAATTTTTCGGCGCAACCGCGGGATTCCCTGGGCAGCGTCGTCGCCGGCATCGATGTCGGCGGCACCTTCACCGATCTCATCCTGATCGACGGCAAGGATGCCGGCAAGGTGCATATCGCCAAGACCCCGACTACAGTCGAGAACCAGGCTTTCGGCGTCGTTTCGGCGCTCGGCGCGACAGGCTTTGCTGTCGACGGCATCGACCTCATCGTGCATGGCACGACCACCACCACCAACGCGGTGCTAGAACGCCGGCTGGCCAGGACCGGCATGATCACCACGCTCGGCTTTCGCGACGTCATCGAGCTTGGCCGGCGCACGAGGCCGCAGCCCTACGGCATGACGGGGACATTTGTGCCGGTCATTCCGCGCGATCTCAGGCTCGAAGTCGCGGAGCGCGTCGAGGCATCAGGGGCGGTTCGCGTCCCGCTCGACGAGGCAGGCATGCGTGATGCGGTGCAGAGGCTGCTGGACGCCGGCTGCGAGTCACTCGTCATCCACTTCCTGCACTCCTACGCCAATCCTGCGCATGAGCAGCGCGCGGCCGAGATCGCAAGGGGGATCTGGCCGAACGGCTACATCACAACCGGCCATGCGCTGCTGTCGGAAGCGCGCGAATTCGAGCGTGGCGTGACCGCTTCGGTCAACGCCTCGGTGCAGCCGATCCTGGAGCGCTATGTCGAGCGGCTTCGCAAGGAACTCGCCGCGAAGGGCTATGCCCGCGACTTCCTGATCATGAACGGCAATGGCGGCATGATCTCGGCCCGCTTCGTCACCCGGGAATCGGCAAAGACGGTGATGTCCGGCCCGGCCTCGGGCGTCATCGCGGCCGCCTATACGGGCAAGCGCGCCGGCTTCGAGAACCTCGTCACCTACGACATGGGAGGCACCTCGACCGACGTGGCGCTGATTCGCAATGCCGAGCCCGCGGTGTCGAACGAGATCGAGATAGAATATGCGATGCCGATCCATGTGCCGATGGTGGCGGTGCATACGGTCGGCGCCGGCGGCGGCTCGATCGCGCGTGTCGACGCGGCCGGCCTGATCCAGATCGGCCCGGAAAGCGCCGGCGCCAATCCGGGCCCGATCTGCTACGGGCGCGGCGGCACCGAGCCGACCATCACCGACGCCAATCTTGTGCTGGGGCGGCTGGCGCCGAAGAAACTGCTCGCCGTCGACAATCCGGTCACCGTCGAGCGCGTCACCGGCATATTCGAAGACAGGATCGGCAAGCGCACCGGCCTCTCGGGCGTCGAGGCGGCAGGCGCAATCCTGAGGCTCGGCAACATCAAGATGGCCGGCGCCATCCGCATGGTCTCGGTGGCGCGCGGCCACGACCCGCGCGATTTCGCGCTATTCGCCTTCGGCGGCGCCGGGCCTCTGCACGCGACGGCACTCGCCCGTGAGCTTGGGCTGCCAAAGGTGCTGGTCCCGGCGCGGCCAGGCATCACCAACGCGCTCGGCTGCGTCGTCGCCGATCTCCGGCATGACTTCGTCAACACGATCAACCAGCCGGTGGCGCTGCTCGATGAAGCCTTGCTTCACGAGGTGTTGGAACGGCACCGGAGCGAAGGCGAGGAGCTGATTGCCAAGGAAGCGGTGAAGCCGGACATGATCGGCGTCACACACTCCGCCGACATGCAGTTCGTCGGCCAGACGCACATCATCAACGTGCCGCTGCCATTGTCTACCGTGACCCGCGCGACGCTGCAGCTTCTGTTCGAAAAGGCCTATTTCGCCCGCTTCAAGGTCGAGTTGCCGGAGATCCGCGCCAACCTCGTCAACCTCAACACCTCGGTCACCGGTGTGCGCCCGGCGATCGATCTCTCGCGGCTGATCGACCCGGCTGGGCGCGCGGCGACGCTAGAGGAAGCCCGGCGCGAGACCAGGCCGGTCTGGTATCACGGCACCTGGCACGACACGCCTGTCTATGCCCGCGAAAAACTGCCGCTCGATGCCGTCATCGAAGGACCGGCGATCCTCGAACAGATGGACGCCACCACCGTGCTCGAGCCCGGCGACACGGCACGCGCGGATGCCGACGGCAACATCATCATCGACATCGGCGAGGCCTGA
- a CDS encoding ferredoxin--NADP reductase, translating into MNTTPALNAAGAKPLQFPIPANVYAETVVSVKHYTDRLFSFRITRPQSLRFRSGEFVMIGLPNAEKPIFRAYSVASPSWDDELEFFSIKVPDGPLTSELQKIQVGDTVIMRQKSTGTLVLDALTPAKRVFMISTGTGIAPFASLLRDPDTYEKFDQVILTHTCRDNAELTYGQELVAALESDPLIGELTGGRVTLYNSTTREESARMGRITALIGSGKFYTDLGIDKLNPETDRIMICGSMHMLKDVKELAESLGFQEGSLSHPASFVVERAFVG; encoded by the coding sequence ATGAACACGACACCCGCGTTGAACGCCGCCGGCGCCAAGCCGCTGCAGTTCCCGATTCCGGCCAATGTCTATGCCGAAACCGTCGTATCGGTGAAGCATTACACCGACCGTCTGTTCTCGTTCCGCATCACCCGGCCGCAGTCGCTGCGCTTTCGCTCCGGCGAGTTCGTCATGATCGGCCTGCCCAATGCCGAGAAGCCGATCTTCCGCGCCTATTCGGTCGCCAGCCCGTCCTGGGACGACGAGCTGGAATTCTTCTCGATCAAGGTGCCGGATGGTCCGCTGACCTCCGAGTTGCAAAAGATCCAGGTCGGCGACACCGTCATCATGCGCCAGAAGTCAACCGGCACGCTGGTGCTCGACGCGCTGACGCCCGCCAAGCGCGTGTTCATGATCTCGACCGGCACCGGCATCGCGCCCTTTGCCAGCCTGCTGCGCGATCCCGACACCTATGAGAAGTTCGACCAGGTCATCCTGACCCATACCTGCCGCGACAATGCCGAGCTCACCTATGGCCAGGAACTGGTGGCGGCACTCGAGAGCGATCCGCTGATCGGCGAGCTGACCGGCGGCCGCGTCACCCTCTACAATTCCACCACGCGCGAAGAGTCGGCGCGCATGGGCCGCATCACCGCGCTGATCGGCTCGGGCAAGTTCTACACCGACCTCGGCATCGACAAGCTCAATCCCGAGACCGACCGCATCATGATCTGCGGCTCGATGCACATGCTGAAGGACGTCAAGGAACTGGCCGAAAGCCTCGGCTTCCAGGAAGGTTCGCTCAGCCATCCCGCCAGCTTCGTCGTCGAGCGCGCCTTCGTCGGCTGA